A region from the Linepithema humile isolate Giens D197 chromosome 1, Lhum_UNIL_v1.0, whole genome shotgun sequence genome encodes:
- the LOC136997392 gene encoding WD repeat-containing protein 74-like: protein MNKSNFDIFVGGTSGIFKGIQVGKKGQIVKNIQDLASITKNDQVTIIEWGNDKEEDILIACGLKENRRVKVYDSNHLVFTRSFPCDVGKGSIKGLSRCEGSILTAVESGEVSLWTSDKIEVPIINAGNNLEKMRYSHTGKNIITGGLENRLKVFDLEKQSLIFTEKDLPHDALQLRLPICITDLNLLPGTQTIATVSKYGYIRLYDSRAQRRPVINMQIQDKSWSCLSVTSKDKHIIVGSTIGTMNLVDLRKCGFLLKTYKGFTGAVTGITCSTSNPYIASVSLDRHLRIHHMDTKALLKQIYLTSNLTCIVMKSDFSF, encoded by the exons atgaataaaagtaattttgatatttttgtggGTGGCACATCGGGGATTTTTAAAG gAATACAAGTCGGAAAGAAGGGacaaatagttaaaaatatacaggACTTGGCTTCTATCACAAAAAACGATCAGGTGACTATTATTGAATGGGGCAATGACAAGGAAGAGGATATTTTAATCGCATGTGgtttaaaagaaaacagaag AGTAAAAGTGTATGATTCTAACCACCTTGTGTTTACAAGGTCCTTTCCTTGTGATGTAGGTAAAGGCAGCATCAAAGGATTATCACGATGTGAAGg ATCAATTTTAACTGCTGTCGAATCTGGAGAAGTGAGCTTATGGACTTCTGACAAAATAGAAGTGCCAATAATAAATGCTGGAAACAATTTGGAAAAGATGCGTTACTCACATACGGGAAAGAACATAATAACTGGAGGATTGGAAAATAGACTAAAAGTATTTGACCTAGAAAAGCAGAGTTTAATATTCACCGAGAAAGATCTTCCACATGATGCACTGCAGTTAAGATTACCCATTTGTATAACGGACTTGAATCTTTTACCAGGAACTCAAACGATAGCAACAGTCAGCAAATATGGATAT ATACGCCTGTACGATTCACGTGCACAAAGACGTCCTGTAATAAATATGCAGATTCAAGATAAATCTTGGAGCTGTTTAAGTGTCACATCCAAAGACAA ACATATCATAGTGGGATCGACTATAGGTACTATGAATCTTGTTGATTTAAGAAAATGTGgtttcttattaaaaacttataaagGATTCACTGGTGCTGTAACTGGGATAACTTGTAGTACGAGTAATCCATACATTGCAAGCGTTAGCCTTGATAGACATTTACGGATACATCATATGGACACAAAAGCACTTTTGAAACAG atttatttaacatCGAACTTAACGTGTATAGTAATGAAatcagatttttctttttaa